One Synechococcus sp. JA-2-3B'a(2-13) genomic window carries:
- a CDS encoding TIGR02450 family Trp-rich protein, which translates to MARSKPRQKQRFPHLLGSKWTSAQPVMGWRHFQVTARQQGEGGVVFAELRAVCDPQVRLWVNAATLKNRDLWQPGWTPLEDGIPCGRQDPLLDRAGG; encoded by the coding sequence ATGGCCCGCAGCAAGCCCCGCCAAAAACAGCGCTTTCCCCATCTGCTTGGCTCCAAGTGGACTTCCGCTCAGCCCGTCATGGGTTGGCGACATTTTCAGGTCACTGCCCGCCAACAGGGGGAAGGGGGAGTGGTGTTTGCCGAGCTCAGAGCCGTCTGCGATCCCCAGGTGCGCCTCTGGGTCAACGCGGCCACCCTGAAGAACCGGGATCTTTGGCAGCCGGGCTGGACGCCTCTCGAAGACGGGATCCCCTGTGGGCGGCAGGATCCCCTTCTGGACAGGGCTGGGGGATAG
- the ispF gene encoding 2-C-methyl-D-erythritol 2,4-cyclodiphosphate synthase, producing the protein MRIGQGYDIHRLVEGRPLILGGIRIPYEKGLLGHSDADVLTHAIMDALLGAAALRDIGYYFPPEDERWKGADSILLLQQVVQLVGQEGWRIANVDSVVVAEQPKLKPHIPAIQARLAEAMQLSPKQVGVKATTNEKLGPVGQGEAMAAFAVVLLLER; encoded by the coding sequence GTGCGCATTGGCCAGGGCTATGACATCCACCGCCTCGTCGAGGGGCGCCCCCTGATCCTAGGTGGGATCCGGATCCCTTACGAAAAAGGGCTGTTGGGCCACAGCGACGCCGACGTGCTCACCCACGCCATCATGGACGCTCTCCTGGGGGCCGCCGCCCTGCGGGACATCGGCTACTACTTTCCCCCCGAAGACGAGCGCTGGAAGGGGGCAGACAGCATTCTCCTCTTGCAGCAGGTGGTGCAACTGGTAGGCCAAGAGGGCTGGCGCATTGCCAATGTCGATAGCGTCGTGGTAGCGGAGCAGCCTAAGCTCAAGCCCCACATCCCCGCCATACAGGCCCGCCTGGCCGAGGCCATGCAACTATCGCCCAAACAAGTAGGCGTGAAGGCCACCACCAACGAAAAACTGGGCCCCGTCGGCCAGGGAGAAGCCATGGCCGCCTTTGCCGTCGTCCTGTTGCTGGAACGCTGA
- a CDS encoding ABC transporter substrate-binding protein, protein MAGQNTTSTEQLKRSLFVPLFLGILLLWLGACAAPARPPHLIATVTSDPKTFNTYLATESSSRDAIAYLEAGLVTLDEDTLLPKPELAEGWEVSEDGLRYVFTLREGLRWSDGEPLTAADVDFTFNRIIFNERIPTSARDVQRIGEAGALPQVRALDERRIEFILPEPFAPFLLQAGSPILPKHILEPTVEQVDSQGNPLFLQTWGIDTPVQELVGAGPYILQEYTPGQRLVYRPNPYYWKGEGIPRIERVILRIVDSEDTALLQFRSGETDVFSVRGRDFQLLKREEERDQFTIYNLGQTLNNYFFAFNLSRARNPQTGRPFVDPVKSRWFNDLNFRRAVAHAMNRQFYVDSVLQGLGEIQHSVFSPASPFYLSPEEGLPTYDYNPEKARQLLLDAGYTYDAEGHLRDSEGNRVRFTLLTNAGNNQREATGALIKADLERIGITVDFTPIAFNTLVQRTDSRDWETLLLGFGGGGTEPNNGSNIWRSDGRLHLFNLGDLPGNPAEGVEVSDWEREIDRIFIEGVRELEFEKRKALYDRFQIIIQEQLPQIGTFNPLVLSALRNRIQGVDPRPILGPLWNLDQLYIQE, encoded by the coding sequence ATGGCAGGCCAAAACACCACCTCAACAGAGCAGCTCAAGAGAAGCCTTTTTGTTCCCCTATTCCTAGGGATCCTCCTCCTCTGGCTTGGCGCCTGTGCTGCTCCCGCCCGCCCGCCCCATCTCATTGCCACCGTTACCTCGGATCCCAAAACCTTCAACACCTATCTGGCCACCGAGAGCTCCAGCCGCGACGCCATCGCCTACCTAGAGGCGGGCCTGGTCACCCTCGATGAAGATACCCTCCTGCCCAAGCCGGAGCTGGCGGAAGGCTGGGAAGTGTCTGAGGACGGCTTGCGCTATGTCTTTACCTTGCGGGAAGGGCTGCGCTGGTCGGATGGAGAGCCTCTGACAGCAGCAGATGTGGACTTTACCTTTAACCGCATCATCTTCAACGAGCGGATCCCGACTTCTGCGCGGGATGTGCAGCGAATTGGAGAAGCTGGAGCACTGCCTCAGGTGCGGGCCCTGGACGAGCGGCGGATTGAGTTTATTTTACCGGAGCCCTTCGCTCCCTTTCTGCTGCAGGCGGGATCCCCCATTTTGCCCAAGCACATCCTCGAGCCCACCGTCGAGCAGGTGGACAGCCAGGGCAACCCCCTTTTCTTGCAAACCTGGGGTATCGACACGCCGGTGCAGGAGTTGGTGGGGGCCGGCCCCTATATCTTGCAGGAATACACCCCCGGCCAGCGGCTGGTGTACCGGCCCAACCCCTATTACTGGAAAGGGGAAGGGATCCCGCGCATTGAACGGGTAATCCTGCGCATTGTGGACTCAGAGGACACCGCGCTGCTGCAGTTTCGCTCCGGCGAGACCGACGTGTTTTCGGTGCGGGGGAGAGATTTTCAGCTCTTGAAGCGGGAAGAAGAACGGGATCAGTTCACCATCTACAATCTCGGCCAGACATTGAACAACTATTTCTTTGCCTTCAACCTCAGCCGCGCCCGTAACCCCCAGACCGGGCGGCCTTTTGTGGATCCCGTCAAAAGCCGCTGGTTTAACGATTTGAACTTCCGCCGGGCGGTGGCCCACGCCATGAACCGGCAGTTTTACGTCGATAGCGTCCTGCAAGGGTTGGGCGAGATCCAGCACTCGGTCTTCTCCCCCGCCAGCCCTTTCTACCTCAGCCCCGAAGAGGGCTTGCCCACCTACGACTACAACCCTGAAAAAGCGCGGCAACTGCTCCTCGATGCCGGATACACCTATGATGCTGAGGGCCACCTGCGGGATTCCGAGGGCAACCGTGTCCGTTTCACCTTGCTCACCAACGCCGGCAACAATCAGCGGGAGGCCACCGGCGCGTTGATCAAAGCTGATCTGGAGCGGATCGGCATCACCGTTGATTTTACCCCCATCGCCTTCAACACCCTGGTGCAGCGCACCGATAGCCGCGACTGGGAAACCCTGCTGCTGGGCTTTGGTGGCGGCGGCACCGAGCCCAACAACGGCTCCAACATCTGGCGCAGCGATGGCCGTTTGCACCTCTTCAATCTGGGAGATTTGCCCGGCAACCCGGCAGAAGGGGTTGAGGTCAGCGATTGGGAACGGGAGATCGACCGCATCTTTATTGAAGGGGTGCGGGAACTGGAGTTTGAGAAGCGCAAAGCCCTCTACGACCGGTTTCAAATCATCATTCAGGAACAACTGCCCCAAATCGGCACTTTTAACCCCCTGGTTCTCTCGGCCCTGCGCAACCGCATTCAAGGGGTGGATCCCCGACCTATTCTGGGGCCCTTGTGGAATTTGGATCAGCTCTACATTCAAGAGTAG
- a CDS encoding amylo-alpha-1,6-glucosidase, translating to MAEDIIQIQDQYYIRASASWVEARSHVLKHDNCFAIFDRRGNMRPLGIRDHGLFRDDTRFLSRWVLDLQGKQFLLLSSEVREDKDILAVDLTNPEFTTSEGQFIGQDTLHVLRTTFLWNNVAYERIRIHNYGSEPFRVPITLRFEADFADIFEIRGIRRAQRGQVLPAQVNPEGVVLRYRGLDGVERQTQLQFLPAPELVSEKLAQWWVPLAPQEERDLELRVICSYGGEEIAPLTYQEALQAEREQRASLRAQAHRIDTGNAQFNDWLNASRDDLLMMLTRTPYGLYPYAGVPWFTTVFGRDALITALATLWWFPDLARGVLLYLAAHQAQEVDPSRDAEPGKILHEQRSSEMAKTREIPFGNYFGSIDSTPLFVVLAGRYVRRSGDLELLRQLWPNIEAALHWMDTYGDADGDGFLEYAGKARRGLRNQGWKDSEDAIFYPDGSLAEPPLALCEVQGYAYEAKQLAAEMAELLGRQEQAAQLRQQAEKLQQQFWDHFWCEELGGYALALDGQKQPCRVRSSNMGHCLFSGIAHPEHAACIARQLLEPAFFSGWGIRTVPEGEGRYNPMSYHNGSIWPHDNALIAAGLSRYGFKGEAVRVLTALFDASQFLELKRLPELFCGFRRRQREGPTLYPVACLPQSWAAASVFLLLQACLGLEIDGLAQRVHLTKPTLPLWLPHVILENVQVGQGSLDIGLYLQAGGVGINILRSAGDVELTVK from the coding sequence ATGGCAGAAGACATCATCCAAATTCAAGATCAGTACTACATCCGGGCCAGCGCCTCTTGGGTGGAGGCACGCTCTCATGTTCTCAAGCATGACAACTGCTTTGCCATCTTTGACCGGCGAGGGAACATGCGCCCCCTCGGCATCCGGGATCATGGCCTCTTCCGGGACGACACCCGCTTTTTGTCCCGCTGGGTGTTGGACTTGCAGGGAAAGCAGTTCCTGCTGCTCAGCTCAGAGGTGCGGGAAGACAAAGATATTTTGGCGGTGGATCTGACCAACCCGGAGTTCACCACCTCAGAGGGGCAGTTTATCGGTCAAGATACCCTGCATGTTCTACGGACTACTTTTCTGTGGAACAACGTAGCCTACGAGCGCATTCGCATTCACAACTACGGCTCGGAGCCGTTTCGCGTGCCGATTACCCTGCGCTTTGAGGCGGACTTTGCCGATATTTTTGAGATCCGGGGCATCCGACGGGCCCAGCGGGGTCAAGTGCTGCCGGCCCAGGTGAACCCTGAGGGAGTGGTTCTCCGCTACCGCGGCTTGGATGGAGTGGAGCGGCAAACCCAGTTGCAATTTTTGCCGGCGCCGGAGCTAGTGTCGGAGAAGCTGGCGCAGTGGTGGGTGCCTTTGGCCCCGCAGGAGGAACGGGATTTGGAGCTGAGGGTGATCTGCAGCTACGGCGGGGAGGAGATCGCCCCTTTGACCTACCAGGAGGCTCTGCAGGCGGAGCGGGAGCAAAGGGCTTCCTTGCGGGCGCAAGCCCACCGGATCGACACCGGCAATGCTCAGTTTAACGATTGGCTCAACGCCTCACGGGATGATCTGCTGATGATGCTCACCCGCACTCCCTACGGGCTTTATCCCTATGCGGGGGTGCCTTGGTTTACCACGGTCTTCGGGCGCGATGCCCTGATCACCGCCCTGGCCACTCTCTGGTGGTTTCCAGACTTGGCGCGGGGGGTGCTGCTGTATCTGGCGGCCCACCAGGCCCAGGAGGTGGATCCCAGCCGCGATGCCGAGCCTGGCAAGATCCTGCATGAGCAGCGCTCCAGCGAGATGGCCAAGACGCGCGAGATCCCCTTTGGCAATTATTTCGGCAGCATTGACTCCACCCCTTTGTTTGTGGTGCTAGCAGGGCGCTACGTGCGCCGCAGCGGCGATCTAGAGCTGTTGCGGCAGCTCTGGCCAAACATCGAAGCAGCCCTGCACTGGATGGACACTTACGGGGATGCGGACGGGGACGGCTTTTTGGAGTATGCCGGCAAGGCGCGGCGGGGCCTGCGCAACCAGGGCTGGAAAGATTCTGAAGATGCCATCTTCTACCCGGACGGATCCCTGGCAGAACCCCCCTTGGCCCTGTGCGAGGTGCAGGGCTATGCCTACGAAGCTAAGCAGTTGGCAGCAGAGATGGCCGAGCTGCTGGGGCGGCAAGAGCAAGCAGCCCAGTTGCGACAACAAGCGGAAAAGCTGCAGCAGCAGTTTTGGGATCACTTCTGGTGCGAAGAGTTGGGGGGCTATGCCCTGGCTTTGGATGGCCAGAAGCAACCCTGCCGGGTGCGCAGCTCCAACATGGGCCACTGTCTGTTTTCGGGGATTGCCCATCCCGAGCATGCTGCCTGCATTGCCCGGCAACTGCTGGAGCCAGCTTTCTTCAGCGGCTGGGGGATCCGCACAGTGCCGGAGGGAGAGGGGCGCTACAACCCCATGTCCTACCACAATGGCTCCATCTGGCCCCACGACAATGCCTTGATTGCCGCAGGCTTATCTCGCTATGGCTTCAAGGGCGAAGCGGTGCGGGTCTTGACAGCGCTGTTCGATGCCAGCCAGTTTCTGGAGCTGAAGCGGCTGCCTGAGCTGTTTTGTGGCTTTCGGCGGCGACAGCGGGAGGGCCCCACCCTTTATCCGGTGGCCTGTCTGCCCCAGTCTTGGGCGGCGGCCAGTGTGTTTTTGCTGCTGCAGGCTTGTCTGGGGCTGGAGATCGACGGGCTGGCTCAACGGGTACATTTAACCAAGCCCACTCTGCCCCTGTGGCTGCCCCATGTCATTCTTGAGAATGTGCAGGTGGGCCAGGGATCCCTGGACATCGGCCTCTATTTACAAGCGGGGGGAGTGGGGATCAACATTCTCAGGAGTGCGGGGGACGTGGAGTTGACGGTGAAATAG
- a CDS encoding glycosyltransferase family 4 protein, which produces MRIAQIAPLHESVPPKLYGGTERVVSWLTEELVRRGHEVTLFASGDSQTQARLIPFRERALRLDPTAIDTVAPHILMVEKAFQMADEFDIIHGHIDYYPYALARRHPQVSFLATLHGRLDIPELQPLYTEFQDIPVVSISNAQRLPLPQARWVGTVYHGLPLDLHRFYPEKGDYLAFLGRVSPEKGLDTAIEIAARAGMPLKAAIKIDAVDRQYYELEIKPLASRHPNVEIIGEITDQEKSEFLGKAYAVLFPIRWPEPFGLVMIEAMACGTPVIATRFGSVPEVMADRRSGFIVDSVEEAVEAVEKVGSLSRAGVRQVFEERFSVERMVSDYEALYRQLVNERQEMSRRRQLNKA; this is translated from the coding sequence ATGCGCATTGCTCAGATTGCCCCTTTGCATGAGAGTGTGCCCCCCAAGCTCTACGGCGGCACCGAGCGAGTTGTGTCTTGGCTCACCGAAGAGCTGGTGCGGCGGGGGCATGAGGTGACGTTGTTTGCCAGCGGCGACTCCCAAACCCAAGCTCGCCTCATCCCCTTTCGGGAGCGGGCTTTGCGTTTGGATCCCACGGCCATCGACACAGTGGCTCCTCATATTTTGATGGTGGAGAAAGCCTTTCAGATGGCCGACGAGTTTGACATTATCCACGGCCACATCGACTACTATCCCTATGCCCTGGCCCGTCGCCACCCGCAGGTTTCTTTTTTGGCCACCCTACACGGGCGACTGGACATTCCGGAGCTGCAGCCCCTCTACACCGAGTTTCAGGACATTCCGGTGGTCTCCATCTCCAACGCCCAGCGGCTGCCGCTGCCCCAGGCCCGCTGGGTGGGGACGGTCTACCACGGCTTGCCCCTGGATCTCCACCGTTTCTATCCAGAAAAGGGGGACTACCTGGCCTTTTTGGGCCGGGTCTCCCCGGAAAAAGGGCTGGACACGGCTATTGAAATTGCGGCGCGGGCAGGGATGCCGCTGAAGGCTGCTATCAAGATCGATGCGGTGGATCGCCAGTACTACGAGTTAGAAATTAAGCCTTTGGCCAGTCGCCACCCCAATGTGGAGATCATAGGGGAAATCACCGACCAAGAGAAAAGCGAGTTTTTGGGCAAGGCCTATGCGGTGCTGTTTCCCATCCGCTGGCCGGAGCCCTTTGGGCTGGTGATGATTGAAGCGATGGCCTGTGGCACGCCGGTAATTGCCACCCGTTTTGGCTCAGTACCCGAGGTAATGGCCGACAGGCGCTCCGGCTTTATTGTCGACTCGGTGGAGGAAGCAGTGGAGGCTGTGGAGAAGGTGGGATCCCTGAGCCGAGCCGGGGTGCGGCAGGTGTTTGAGGAGCGGTTCAGCGTGGAAAGAATGGTGTCGGACTACGAGGCTCTCTACCGCCAACTGGTGAACGAGCGGCAGGAGATGTCGCGAAGAAGGCAGCTTAATAAGGCTTAG
- a CDS encoding class I SAM-dependent methyltransferase: MASSSTESLRQLYEELPYPNVSIEASGRNAIDGLYRLSLTTAQYARTRAIVPSEGALILNAGCGSGWETLILAEANPGARLVVCDLSAESVRVTERRLRYHGFGEVELYVLDLLDIEQLGLEFDFISLNDVLYLLDDPVAGLKALKRVLKPDGILRANLHHAYQREVIFRMQEAFRLLGLFDLPTPEACQRVREFMASLASDEMRAALRWNPEIYKDDTNIRANYLLPGDKGFLIPDLMRMLADADLGLVCLVDYADWDPALLFKERAMPPWLQAELDKLSPADQNHFYELIYPNHRLIDFWAEHPGSSLVLPWSDADWLGGRVQLNPILADNVEFRQSFAKAYEKKLEFAMNWPGSSYGRLTISAPQMAWLGSLLQGPTPVKAMIEQAAQVNTLEPEAAQEEVLTYLAGLESFLFVMLDPAPVPGEGVFPIA; encoded by the coding sequence ATGGCCAGCAGCTCGACAGAATCTCTGCGGCAACTGTACGAAGAACTGCCCTACCCCAATGTTTCCATTGAGGCCTCGGGCCGCAACGCCATTGACGGGTTGTACCGCCTAAGTTTGACCACCGCCCAATACGCCCGCACCCGCGCCATTGTGCCCAGCGAAGGCGCTCTCATTTTGAATGCTGGCTGCGGCTCTGGCTGGGAAACGTTGATCCTGGCGGAGGCCAATCCAGGGGCGCGGCTGGTGGTGTGCGACCTGTCAGCAGAGTCGGTACGGGTGACGGAGCGACGCTTGCGCTACCACGGTTTTGGAGAGGTGGAGTTGTATGTTCTCGACCTGTTGGATATCGAACAGTTGGGGTTGGAATTTGACTTCATCAGCCTCAACGATGTGCTCTATCTGCTGGACGATCCGGTGGCGGGGCTAAAAGCCCTCAAGCGGGTTCTCAAACCTGACGGGATCCTGCGGGCCAACCTACATCACGCCTACCAGCGGGAGGTCATCTTCCGCATGCAAGAGGCGTTTCGGCTGCTGGGGCTATTTGATCTGCCCACCCCTGAAGCCTGTCAGCGGGTGCGGGAATTCATGGCCAGTTTGGCCTCGGACGAAATGCGGGCAGCCCTGCGCTGGAACCCTGAGATCTACAAAGACGACACCAACATCCGGGCCAACTACCTCTTGCCAGGAGACAAGGGCTTCCTGATCCCCGACCTGATGCGCATGCTCGCAGACGCCGATCTGGGCCTTGTCTGCTTGGTGGACTATGCCGACTGGGATCCGGCGCTTTTGTTCAAGGAGAGGGCCATGCCCCCCTGGTTGCAAGCTGAGCTGGACAAACTCTCGCCTGCCGACCAGAATCACTTTTATGAGCTGATCTACCCCAACCATCGCCTCATTGACTTTTGGGCGGAACACCCCGGCTCTTCCTTGGTCTTGCCCTGGAGCGACGCCGATTGGCTGGGGGGCAGAGTGCAGCTCAACCCCATCCTGGCCGACAACGTCGAATTTCGCCAAAGCTTCGCCAAAGCCTACGAGAAGAAGCTGGAGTTTGCCATGAATTGGCCGGGATCCAGCTATGGGCGCCTGACCATCTCAGCCCCTCAGATGGCTTGGTTGGGATCCCTGTTGCAGGGGCCAACGCCGGTGAAGGCCATGATTGAGCAGGCAGCTCAGGTCAACACGTTAGAGCCGGAAGCGGCCCAGGAGGAGGTGCTCACCTACCTGGCAGGGCTGGAGTCGTTTTTGTTTGTGATGTTGGATCCTGCACCCGTTCCAGGAGAAGGAGTTTTTCCAATCGCTTGA